The DNA sequence TGTCTGGTAGAGTGGGATGCCGGAGACGACGATTTCTCGGATATCCTCCGTGTACGTGGGGACTGCCTGCACCGCCTCCACGTCGATATCGTAATCATACCGATTTCCGTTGAACTCCGTCTCCTCCAGGTCGCGGGCGATGGTGTTCGCTTCCCGCTGGTTTGCAGCGCGCTCCCCCTGGGTGAGCACCCAGAGGTCGATGTCGCTCCGTCGGTCAGCTTCACCACGCACAACGCTCCCATAGAGGACGACTCCGAGCACGTTGTCTAACGTGGCGGTCAGTTCGTCAACGGCAGTCTTCACGGGTTCGTGGAACTCTGGTTGTGGGATGCGGAGAATCGGGTCGTCGGGGATGGATAACCGCTCT is a window from the Halobacterium hubeiense genome containing:
- a CDS encoding nucleotidyltransferase domain-containing protein is translated as MVQNMELNSEHGASISLPIPAQDPSLFGSKATNDILLFLTNHRFSRFSLREIGQQIGASHQTVGRVVNILVKNDLVVESSKQNQRLVQINRERLSIPDDPILRIPQPEFHEPVKTAVDELTATLDNVLGVVLYGSVVRGEADRRSDIDLWVLTQGERAANQREANTIARDLEETEFNGNRYDYDIDVEAVQAVPTYTEDIREIVVSGIPLYQTDDFETVENLLLEERGSDE